Within Topomyia yanbarensis strain Yona2022 chromosome 2, ASM3024719v1, whole genome shotgun sequence, the genomic segment atatatatatatatatatatatatatatatatatatatatatatatatatatatatatattatatatatatatatatatatatatatatatatatatatatatatatatatatatatatatatatatatatatatatatatatatatatatatatatatatatatatatatatatatatatatatatatatatatatatatatatatatatatatatatatatatatatatatatatatatatatatatatatatatatatatatatatatatatatatatctagctttaacatagctgtaaaattttcttAGTTTAAAAAATCACCTTCAAGCTAAGGCAAACGTTCCgcatcaaataaacgaactgaacaaAAAGTAGCAATTTTTGTAACGAAATTCATAAGACGAATTCCAAGGCATTCTTCGAAGATTAAAAAGTTTTTGGTTAATCTGTTGCTTGTTTATTTGGAAAATAACGCACATCTTACAATTTTAGCTACATTCATCATTTGTTTTGTCACTTACTGATCCTAAAGCTGCGTTTTCTTCCTGGTAGACCCATCAGTTTCACCTAGCTATCAACATAATTGACTAACATACGAACCGTACGCCATCTTACACTGCCTTGCTTTGTAGTAATGAAAAATATCGTGCCTCTTTTAAACTTATAATCCTTCAATATGGCTTATTTGTTATTTTGCCTCATAGAAAAGAAAGGAAGTTTACTTTCTGCAATACGTTATTACAACATCCGTCTAACTTAGGTCAATCGAGTTACACAATTAAAAGTAAGAAATAAAAATCGGGATTCAACTCTCCCTCTCGTTTTTGGGCAACCCATCAAGGGTGTACGCCTCATTTAATATCACAACTATTATCACAAGCTGTACAACTATTTAATGTTTTGTTTTCATTGCCGCCGACTCCAATCAATTGCATTGAATTGACTTCGGCGCTCGTCCTGCGTTGAATAATTGATTTCACACACTAACACTAATTGTTGAAGTTCTCAGTGGAAGAACCATGTTCAATTTGTAATTTGTTTCGTGGATTTGGCTTCGAGCATAGCTCAAGATACCTGCCTTATTAGCTAATTTGATACTTTCGGTACAAATGGTGATGTTAGTTTAATTCGCATCTTCTGGTGCTTTCATTTTGCTTACTCGTTATTAGGGCTGGTCACCATTGCTGGGTGCTGGCTGGAGCTCAAAATCGCAGCACAGCGAAAAGTGATCCGATGGGTACTGATAGCTTGGTGTTCGGTCCGGGCTTATCTCGTCACCCGACGGGAACATAAGGCAGTTCTTGACCTGAAGCGTAAGAATTGGATGAGAttagcattttttttgtttacagCTAGGTTAATACTCACGGTGATTTGATCTTTGGAATAGAAAACATAGTCAATTGTGTGGCACACCTCTCCCTCCTCCCGAATCTTCCAGGTCGTGTAGGGCGGTTCGTTAGCAGCTGATAGTTCAGCTTTTGTCTTTCCTGTCGAGCTGATGCTGCAGTCGTCGTCGACACTGTGAATCGATGCTATGCTTGCTTTGTGTTGCAGAGCCGCCGGACACGAGGTGTTCGTATTCGCTGCATTCTGGTCAATTCCGTTCTCCGTTTGCGGAAGTTCCTGCGCCAATAGGTCAGAGTATGCACTCGATAGACCCAGAGGTTTAAAGTTCAACACCGTGCTGTAGATGGGTTCTATGGGTTCCGCATTGAAGTCACCACACAGTATCACCGGTCGCTTTTTGGCTAGTCCATCGATGAAGTAGAGCAGATCTTTGCCTTGTTCGTTTCGCAGCTTGGAGAGTAGGGCTCCTTTGCGTGCTTTTAGGTGGGTAGTGGTAACACAAATCTCCTGATTGGTGTCCAGTGTTCGGAACAGTGCAGCTATCGCAACCTGATTGCTCTGAACCCGCCACACCTCCAGCACCCTGGTAAAGTGGTTGATCATCTCCAGGCGATCCTTTTTGTAGAATACGGCACAGCCGTCCGGGCCATTGTTACCGTTGATGTAGAGGCAGGGCGAGTCTGGCTTCGGGAAGAACACTCCCTCGTAGTTTTGGGTGGCCAAGATCTTCTGGATGAACTTGAAGTGGTCCACTTCCTAAATGGATGGGTTAGAAATGGTACGATTAGTGGAATTGGAACTTAAACTGTCAGTTCTAGTAATAGCGCGGAATCGGGAGCGATATGTAATTATGTTTGCAGTGCAGTAATATCTTCAGTACATAACTTGCTAATATTTTTCTTACCAAATAACTAGAATAAATAGTTAGGAAGTTGTTTCTTGAACTATTAgatttctaaattatttcaacTTTCCGATTTTTTGGATTGTTGAATCTTTATATTCTTGATTTTccacttttttggttcattgGTTCATAGATCTTTGAATCTTTCTGCTCTTTCAgatctttaacccattcatgcccatgttgtttgtggacaacaacgtttttaaaaagctataacttttgtttgaggcgagatttgctcacaaaaacaagtatggCTCATTAATGTAATTATtgtctttaatttgagtatcaacagttacaaggatcagctctagaactgaagttattgcaattagtctgattggattcccaTGGAGCAGTggtgccagggacagtttacgttgacgacggaaaatgttttgatatatcttcgttatggtgcaatattattgaaaactaataaaacttatcaatttagactgtcgttgtctacgttttccacgtaattggactattgtaattattctaggagaattgtattgaacattagatggtaaaaattgaccagcttcttctgccatggaagcacctatctttatgaagaTAGGCTTTTCGTgattcttgaccccaccgtttgcaaggaaaaatagttttgaaaccctacatgcactataAAAAAGTTGggaatgaaagggttaaaacatCGAATTGGTTTTTTTTGAAATACGATGAAAAAAATACCGTAGGAATCTTTGGAGTTTTTAAAGAAGTGAGTCTTGAATCGTCGGATCGTTTGGTATTTGGATCTTTATAATTTTGTCTTTGACACCCAAAACTAGGCCTCAATTAGAAAATGCATCTAAGTGCAAAAAGGTTAATACTAAAcagataagaagaaaaaaaacaacaaaggaCAGCCCTATAGGGTGGCACGAACAGTGGAGGTAGACCTACCAAATGTAAAATAATTTGAACAATTAATCCAATtaatgtggtacttacttaatgGAAGGcaccgactcagtgacactcccataattaccacggattgggtaatgggtgggttgttagtcaggattcgcttgaAGCAAGCAATGCGACTGAgaagatatttttttcgagagttgtccttctgaagttgtagagctaggttcaTGGAAGGGCTCACCATCAGAATCACaaactacaattgcagacgagacaggcaatgtcgctcactaaaacactgcttaaggccaattgctgctggccgtgattctgaatgtgatattcattgtacggttcagatatgtgcgggcgtagagacctcgcgatcgcgtgtatcatcgggAAGGAattgagcatttgtacgttaacgtattCAATCGCATGggctagcgtgtatgtagctACGCGTATATAAATTCTATTATATATCCGAGTGCCTTtctcatattcgcgtgtgttttgGATGATTGCGCTCGGACTGTGAatctaatatttaatttttggtgCACGGCTCAGAAGTTAGAGAAAAATGAGATGTTTCATATCACTAgatttcccggtcatgtcgctatAGAAGGTATTGcatagtggatatgagcttcatTTTTTGATTAGTCCAACTGAATGtgtggacctaagttgctaggacggagggtaaTGATTtttggacgtgaccgattcatgatcgcgcgaacacggatgTTTGTAGGTTTGCGTTTGAcgcttcgtaagtgctaaaacgttcaccttattacaggttttttttatcaagtttgcgcgatcgcgggcgtaaatgtgcgttgttgatcgcgaaggacttaagcgttcgtatataaacatgtttgtcgcgtgtgctcacgTGCATGTGACTTTGCGTGTACAAAACACGATTTTGTAACCGTTTGGCCATTTACATATTCGTGTGCGTTTTTGGATGGTCAAGccgaccgtcattctgatatttagttttcgatgtacaattcacattctgacagggagtgagttaccccataccACTGAAGTTCCcgatcatgtcaccatggaacgtgttgtccagtggatatgagagcttccATTTTTCGATTAGTCAAATGGAAGGCATGGAACTAGTCTGCTGATAGCAAGGATAGATACTTTGGAAAGGTTCATACACAGAATAGAAacttttaggttcacgcttgagaccgcgtttgaaaatttgcaAGCGCTGAggcgttcaccttattaccgtgGTGTTATTATGTTTGCGATATTGCGAGTGTAGGTgtcgtggatggtcgcgaagagcATCAGCATTTGAATGTTAACAGGTTtatcgcgtgtatgtgacttcgcgtgtataatttcgattttataaccatatggcgtgtattcttgaatgaacgCGTGCGGAccatgaatctgatgcttaatttttagttggattggtccaactgaaggcatgaatcTAGGCTGCTATGACCAAGAttagatttccggacgtgaccgtttcatgatcgcacgAGTGGTAAGTTAATGCTTGTGAActcatttgtaaatttataggtgctacaacatttacttaactaccggggcgTTTTAATGTTGGTGAAATCGCATGCGTAAGTgtgtgtagatgattgcaaatgcatggtcgcgtttgtgaccaggtttgtgttatcacgaagggcacgagcgtttgtacgtttgtacATAAAAATAGAATATAGTATagagatatagtaataaaaaaatcatgacaTGCCAAATAAGTacaaaaaaggtgcaaaaagattgattagaagtgtataaattggccgatactattttggtatgcaTGTGTAATGGAAA encodes:
- the LOC131680124 gene encoding nocturnin isoform X5 translates to MGSFTSAPQIKNVDYQDDQLEISNGMSIPDLIEYCRIARGEDRPQLVKRKFLRPDERTNQPDLTGGFRMLKLDAISKTCSEPTTNPTQLRVFQWNMLSQTLGMHNDGFVRCPVDALTWECRRYQMIQEIVQNDPDIVCLQEVDHFKFIQKILATQNYEGVFFPKPDSPCLYINGNNGPDGCAVFYKKDRLEMINHFTRVLEVWRVQSNQVAIAALFRTLDTNQEICVTTTHLKARKGALLSKLRNEQGKDLLYFIDGLAKKRPVILCGDFNAEPIEPIYSTVLNFKPLGLSSAYSDLLAQELPQTENGIDQNAANTNTSCPAALQHKASIASIHSVDDDCSISSTGKTKAELSAANEPPYTTWKIREEGEVCHTIDYVFYSKDQITVKNCLMFPSGDEISPDRTPSYQYPSDHFSLCCDFELQPAPSNGDQP
- the LOC131680124 gene encoding nocturnin isoform X1, with protein sequence MFRGPSIMDLLVGGHYKEEQDKTKGQVSRMISEDSFHCYNRGSCRKDSSDASDLVVDQEQCDSVDGWYEDGEEEVDLSQFENEKQTRDYFRKRIAIFEASMKTPVAANRRLAARKIEMEGGFGGEWEMETECIPPRQLLMYLVRMGSFTSAPQIKNVDYQDDQLEISNGMSIPDLIEYCRIARGEDRPQLVKRKFLRPDERTNQPDLTGGFRMLKLDAISKTCSEPTTNPTQLRVFQWNMLSQTLGMHNDGFVRCPVDALTWECRRYQMIQEIVQNDPDIVCLQEVDHFKFIQKILATQNYEGVFFPKPDSPCLYINGNNGPDGCAVFYKKDRLEMINHFTRVLEVWRVQSNQVAIAALFRTLDTNQEICVTTTHLKARKGALLSKLRNEQGKDLLYFIDGLAKKRPVILCGDFNAEPIEPIYSTVLNFKPLGLSSAYSDLLAQELPQTENGIDQNAANTNTSCPAALQHKASIASIHSVDDDCSISSTGKTKAELSAANEPPYTTWKIREEGEVCHTIDYVFYSKDQITVKNCLMFPSGDEISPDRTPSYQYPSDHFSLCCDFELQPAPSNGDQP
- the LOC131680124 gene encoding nocturnin isoform X3 translates to MMDLFIRTTCVFGTRRFKALLLIPRMGSFTSAPQIKNVDYQDDQLEISNGMSIPDLIEYCRIARGEDRPQLVKRKFLRPDERTNQPDLTGGFRMLKLDAISKTCSEPTTNPTQLRVFQWNMLSQTLGMHNDGFVRCPVDALTWECRRYQMIQEIVQNDPDIVCLQEVDHFKFIQKILATQNYEGVFFPKPDSPCLYINGNNGPDGCAVFYKKDRLEMINHFTRVLEVWRVQSNQVAIAALFRTLDTNQEICVTTTHLKARKGALLSKLRNEQGKDLLYFIDGLAKKRPVILCGDFNAEPIEPIYSTVLNFKPLGLSSAYSDLLAQELPQTENGIDQNAANTNTSCPAALQHKASIASIHSVDDDCSISSTGKTKAELSAANEPPYTTWKIREEGEVCHTIDYVFYSKDQITVKNCLMFPSGDEISPDRTPSYQYPSDHFSLCCDFELQPAPSNGDQP
- the LOC131680124 gene encoding nocturnin isoform X2 translates to MAVLKLIMLTYRTLLRARSGSCRGKQLDPERMGSFTSAPQIKNVDYQDDQLEISNGMSIPDLIEYCRIARGEDRPQLVKRKFLRPDERTNQPDLTGGFRMLKLDAISKTCSEPTTNPTQLRVFQWNMLSQTLGMHNDGFVRCPVDALTWECRRYQMIQEIVQNDPDIVCLQEVDHFKFIQKILATQNYEGVFFPKPDSPCLYINGNNGPDGCAVFYKKDRLEMINHFTRVLEVWRVQSNQVAIAALFRTLDTNQEICVTTTHLKARKGALLSKLRNEQGKDLLYFIDGLAKKRPVILCGDFNAEPIEPIYSTVLNFKPLGLSSAYSDLLAQELPQTENGIDQNAANTNTSCPAALQHKASIASIHSVDDDCSISSTGKTKAELSAANEPPYTTWKIREEGEVCHTIDYVFYSKDQITVKNCLMFPSGDEISPDRTPSYQYPSDHFSLCCDFELQPAPSNGDQP
- the LOC131680124 gene encoding nocturnin isoform X4, coding for MASRSRMGSFTSAPQIKNVDYQDDQLEISNGMSIPDLIEYCRIARGEDRPQLVKRKFLRPDERTNQPDLTGGFRMLKLDAISKTCSEPTTNPTQLRVFQWNMLSQTLGMHNDGFVRCPVDALTWECRRYQMIQEIVQNDPDIVCLQEVDHFKFIQKILATQNYEGVFFPKPDSPCLYINGNNGPDGCAVFYKKDRLEMINHFTRVLEVWRVQSNQVAIAALFRTLDTNQEICVTTTHLKARKGALLSKLRNEQGKDLLYFIDGLAKKRPVILCGDFNAEPIEPIYSTVLNFKPLGLSSAYSDLLAQELPQTENGIDQNAANTNTSCPAALQHKASIASIHSVDDDCSISSTGKTKAELSAANEPPYTTWKIREEGEVCHTIDYVFYSKDQITVKNCLMFPSGDEISPDRTPSYQYPSDHFSLCCDFELQPAPSNGDQP